A single Bosea sp. PAMC 26642 DNA region contains:
- a CDS encoding ABC transporter ATP-binding protein, giving the protein MALFEAHNIHKRFGSRVVLENISLSFEEGQVSGIMGPNGAGKSTCFHVLTGQHKPDRGEVKFDGQRISGLPPQRIARMGVSRSFQLMNLFDDTVVIENVMLALPAFRARRLHAMAAVFSDRVLIDQALAVLEQVGLAARAWDAAASLSYGDRRALEIAVALAAEPRILFLDEPTSGLGVEATRRLALLVGRLRERYTIVMIEHDMRFLFELADQISVIHWGQVIAEGTPAQLSDNKWVRRSALAEATHA; this is encoded by the coding sequence ATGGCGCTCTTCGAAGCCCACAACATCCACAAGCGTTTCGGCTCTCGCGTCGTGCTGGAAAACATCTCGCTTTCCTTCGAGGAAGGACAGGTCAGCGGCATCATGGGGCCCAACGGCGCCGGCAAGTCGACCTGCTTCCACGTCCTCACCGGCCAGCACAAGCCCGACCGCGGCGAGGTCAAGTTCGACGGCCAGCGGATCTCGGGCCTGCCGCCGCAGCGGATTGCCCGGATGGGCGTCTCGCGCTCCTTCCAGCTGATGAACCTCTTCGACGACACGGTCGTCATCGAGAACGTCATGCTGGCGCTGCCGGCCTTCAGGGCGCGCCGGCTCCACGCGATGGCGGCCGTGTTCTCGGACCGGGTTTTGATCGATCAGGCGCTGGCCGTGCTCGAGCAGGTCGGTCTTGCAGCCCGGGCTTGGGACGCGGCCGCCTCGCTGAGCTATGGCGACCGCCGCGCGCTGGAGATCGCGGTAGCGCTCGCCGCCGAGCCGCGCATCCTCTTCTTGGACGAGCCGACATCGGGGCTTGGCGTCGAGGCGACGCGCCGCCTCGCTTTGCTCGTGGGGCGGCTGCGCGAGCGCTACACGATCGTGATGATCGAGCACGACATGCGCTTCCTGTTCGAGCTCGCCGACCAGATCTCGGTGATCCACTGGGGTCAGGTCATCGCCGAGGGAACCCCGGCGCAACTCAGCGACAACAAATGGGTGCGGCGCTCGGCACTGGCAGAGGCGACCCATGCTTGA
- a CDS encoding SDR family NAD(P)-dependent oxidoreductase, which translates to MNRPEGHLTPQIDLDAIDRLFDIRGLRVFLPGGYGALGEAIALAMTRHGAHVAIAGPSGAKAEALAHRLRAQGVETHGFELDARSPTAIAEVADRAAEAMGGIDVLVNCVGIQREQRLMDVDEATFDNVYEINLKSAMFLGQAVARHQIAQGTGGRQIHLLSVRSQLALRNRGYSAYCATKGGLVMLVKQHAMELAEHNITVNGVAPTFIQSERIRHHLEREGFRDFILDRNPLGRIGDPVEVVGQVITFAAPAGSYMTGQVVYIDGGVTASQ; encoded by the coding sequence ATGAACCGGCCCGAAGGACACCTGACGCCGCAGATCGATCTCGACGCGATCGACCGGCTTTTCGACATCCGGGGACTGCGCGTCTTCCTGCCCGGCGGCTATGGCGCGCTGGGCGAGGCGATCGCGCTAGCGATGACGCGCCACGGCGCCCATGTCGCCATCGCCGGGCCGAGCGGCGCCAAGGCCGAAGCGCTGGCGCACAGGCTGCGCGCGCAAGGCGTCGAGACCCACGGCTTCGAACTGGACGCGCGCTCTCCCACCGCGATCGCGGAGGTGGCGGATCGCGCCGCCGAGGCGATGGGCGGCATCGACGTGCTCGTCAACTGCGTCGGCATTCAGCGCGAGCAGCGGCTGATGGATGTCGATGAGGCGACCTTCGACAATGTTTACGAGATCAACCTGAAATCGGCGATGTTCCTGGGCCAGGCGGTGGCGCGCCATCAGATCGCGCAGGGCACGGGCGGCCGCCAGATCCACCTGCTTTCGGTCCGCTCGCAACTGGCGCTGCGCAATCGCGGCTATTCGGCCTATTGCGCCACGAAGGGCGGTCTCGTCATGCTGGTCAAGCAGCATGCGATGGAACTCGCCGAGCACAACATCACCGTCAACGGCGTCGCGCCGACTTTCATCCAGTCCGAACGCATCCGCCATCATCTCGAGCGGGAGGGTTTTCGCGATTTCATCCTAGACCGCAATCCGCTGGGGCGGATCGGCGATCCTGTCGAGGTGGTCGGGCAGGTCATCACCTTCGCTGCGCCGGCCGGCAGCTACATGACCGGCCAGGTCGTCTATATCGACGGCGGCGTCACGGCGAGCCAATGA
- a CDS encoding ATP-binding cassette domain-containing protein — protein sequence MSAMLDVSNLSKTYMRGRLDRTPTFRLDADFRIEEPAIVGMMGPNGSGKTTLFELITGSNRPTEGTVTVCGRDIHRVRTDERDRLAIHYHQSYQVRHFRSLRPNALMERAGSQYPLVHLFDEPQFNTQDGYIGFMLDFFRRLRAEGRLVFLCVHPNERFHLEILEEICERFIFVNKGVVTPLRDYAGLLSFEPARAYLGNLLTERTAALEPAA from the coding sequence ATGAGCGCGATGCTTGACGTCAGCAACCTGTCGAAGACCTACATGCGCGGCCGGCTCGACCGAACGCCGACCTTCCGGCTCGACGCGGATTTCCGCATCGAGGAGCCGGCGATCGTCGGCATGATGGGCCCCAATGGCTCCGGCAAGACGACGCTGTTCGAGCTGATCACCGGCTCGAACAGACCGACGGAAGGCACGGTTACGGTTTGCGGCCGCGACATTCACCGCGTCCGCACCGACGAGCGCGACCGTCTCGCCATCCACTACCACCAATCCTATCAGGTGCGGCATTTCCGGTCGCTGCGCCCCAACGCCCTGATGGAGCGCGCGGGCAGCCAATACCCGCTGGTGCATCTGTTCGACGAGCCGCAGTTCAACACCCAGGACGGCTATATCGGCTTCATGCTGGATTTCTTCCGGCGGCTGCGGGCTGAAGGTCGGCTGGTCTTTCTCTGCGTCCACCCCAATGAGCGCTTCCACCTCGAAATCCTCGAGGAGATCTGCGAGCGCTTCATCTTCGTCAACAAGGGTGTCGTCACGCCGCTGCGCGACTATGCGGGCCTGCTCTCCTTCGAACCTGCGCGCGCCTATCTCGGCAATCTGCTGACGGAGCGCACTGCCGCCCTGGAGCCAGCGGCATGA
- a CDS encoding branched-chain amino acid ABC transporter permease, which yields MISLSDIPARPAAWITLPMIVLATVLLATPWLLPAVGLYQYLGIEIAIWIIFALGFNLLFGYTGLHSFGHGAYLGIGAYAFGLFQHNIAVSLWGGLLAAVLAAGVAGALVGAFLSHRRGIYYALLTIGFGQIFWFLAMKLHRVTGGEDGLLGIPRPPLTLGPWQVALTDNLALFYFAAVLLMLVAVLGWRLANSPFGRVLQAIRQNETRARFVGYEVWRFKWAVFTLSAMLAGLAGSLLAMAQQSAYPDVMSLHQSGLVVMMVLVGGGLVSFWGPVLGVVFYFVARDVLGGLTETWLLWYGLIFMAMVMLRPEGLAGMLHGLSRRRPPLPTAATAPATEAV from the coding sequence ATGATCTCGCTCTCGGACATCCCGGCCCGCCCGGCGGCCTGGATCACGCTGCCGATGATCGTCCTCGCCACGGTGCTCCTGGCTACGCCCTGGCTGCTGCCGGCCGTCGGGCTCTATCAGTATCTCGGCATCGAGATCGCGATCTGGATCATCTTCGCGCTCGGGTTCAACCTGCTGTTCGGCTATACCGGTCTGCACTCCTTCGGCCATGGCGCCTATCTCGGGATCGGCGCCTATGCCTTCGGACTGTTCCAGCACAATATTGCGGTCAGCCTGTGGGGCGGCCTCCTGGCGGCGGTTCTGGCGGCAGGCGTCGCCGGCGCACTTGTCGGGGCGTTTCTCTCCCATCGCAGGGGCATCTACTACGCGCTGCTGACCATCGGCTTCGGCCAGATCTTCTGGTTTTTGGCCATGAAGCTCCACCGCGTCACCGGTGGCGAGGACGGTCTTCTCGGGATTCCGCGACCGCCCCTGACGCTCGGCCCTTGGCAGGTCGCGCTGACCGACAACCTGGCGCTGTTCTATTTCGCTGCCGTCCTGCTGATGCTCGTGGCCGTGCTCGGCTGGCGGCTGGCGAACTCGCCCTTCGGCCGCGTGCTGCAGGCCATCCGCCAGAACGAGACCCGCGCGCGCTTCGTCGGCTACGAGGTCTGGCGCTTCAAATGGGCCGTCTTCACGCTTTCGGCGATGCTGGCCGGCCTTGCCGGAAGCCTGCTCGCGATGGCCCAGCAGAGCGCCTACCCGGACGTGATGAGCCTGCACCAATCCGGGCTCGTCGTGATGATGGTCCTGGTAGGCGGCGGCCTCGTCAGCTTCTGGGGGCCAGTGCTGGGCGTGGTCTTCTACTTCGTCGCCCGCGATGTGCTGGGCGGCCTGACCGAGACCTGGCTGCTCTGGTACGGCCTGATCTTCATGGCGATGGTGATGCTGCGGCCCGAGGGGCTGGCGGGCATGCTGCACGGCCTGTCGCGGCGCAGACCGCCCTTGCCGACGGCAGCAACGGCTCCCGCGACGGAGGCCGTGTGA
- a CDS encoding NAD-dependent succinate-semialdehyde dehydrogenase: MSDHTPKLLIGGDFRTHTALEPLRVHNPCTEELLWTAPRAGEAEVEEALHHARAALKTWSKVHGWERAKVLRGIARAMEARKGALASALSHEIGRPISQSEGEVLIAIEQFDWFAGEAERLFGETIPSRQGGRLATALEPVGIVAAFTAWNFPINLLARKIAPALAAGCPIICRPSEQTPLTSTLIAEACVEGGAPVGTVQMLFGPAETITPALMAAEEVRKISLTGSTRVGQMLLAEAAKTVKRCSMELGGHAPVVICEDADVDNAATLCALFKFRNAGQVCIAPNRFYVHESLAERFASGMVKAAEALVLGDSQDRATTMGPLTLASQRDRVEALSAETESSGARRLTGGHRPASRNKGFYFEPTVFADVPDDARIMRDEPFGPLAPIATFRDFDDAIMRANSTPYGLAAYGFTSSPRYAEALSAGLSAGMVGINTFMIAHAEAPFGGINHSGMGREGGRQAIHDYLNVKLTHFISP, encoded by the coding sequence ATGTCTGACCATACGCCCAAGCTTCTGATTGGCGGAGATTTCCGGACGCATACGGCTCTGGAACCGCTACGCGTCCACAACCCCTGCACCGAGGAGTTGCTCTGGACGGCACCGCGCGCCGGCGAGGCCGAGGTCGAGGAGGCGCTTCATCACGCGCGCGCCGCGCTGAAAACCTGGTCCAAGGTGCATGGCTGGGAGCGCGCCAAAGTGCTGCGCGGCATCGCCCGGGCGATGGAAGCGCGCAAGGGCGCGCTGGCGAGCGCGCTGTCCCATGAGATCGGCCGGCCGATCTCCCAATCCGAGGGCGAGGTGCTGATCGCCATCGAGCAGTTCGACTGGTTTGCCGGCGAGGCCGAGCGTCTCTTCGGCGAGACGATTCCCTCGCGCCAGGGCGGGCGCCTCGCGACGGCACTGGAGCCCGTCGGCATCGTCGCCGCCTTCACCGCCTGGAATTTCCCGATCAACCTGCTGGCCCGCAAGATCGCTCCGGCGCTCGCCGCCGGCTGCCCCATCATATGCCGCCCCTCCGAGCAGACACCGTTGACCTCGACCCTGATCGCGGAGGCCTGCGTCGAAGGCGGCGCGCCGGTCGGCACCGTCCAGATGCTCTTCGGCCCGGCCGAGACGATCACGCCCGCTTTGATGGCAGCCGAGGAGGTGCGCAAGATCTCGCTCACCGGCTCGACGCGCGTCGGCCAGATGCTGCTCGCCGAGGCGGCAAAGACCGTCAAGCGATGCTCGATGGAACTCGGCGGCCATGCGCCGGTCGTGATCTGCGAGGATGCCGACGTCGACAATGCGGCGACGCTCTGCGCGCTGTTCAAGTTCCGCAACGCCGGCCAGGTCTGCATCGCGCCGAACCGCTTCTATGTGCATGAGAGCCTGGCCGAGCGCTTCGCCAGCGGCATGGTCAAGGCCGCCGAGGCTTTGGTACTGGGCGACAGCCAGGACCGGGCGACGACGATGGGCCCGCTGACGCTCGCGAGCCAACGTGACCGTGTCGAAGCGCTCTCAGCCGAGACGGAAAGCTCGGGTGCGCGTCGCCTCACCGGTGGACACCGGCCCGCCAGCCGCAACAAGGGCTTCTATTTCGAGCCGACCGTCTTTGCCGACGTGCCCGACGACGCCCGCATCATGCGCGACGAGCCCTTCGGCCCGCTGGCGCCGATCGCCACCTTCCGCGATTTCGACGACGCGATCATGCGGGCGAACTCCACGCCCTACGGGCTTGCCGCCTATGGCTTCACCAGCAGCCCGCGCTATGCGGAAGCGCTGAGTGCAGGCCTGAGCGCCGGCATGGTCGGGATCAACACATTCATGATCGCCCATGCCGAGGCGCCGTTCGGCGGCATCAATCATTCCGGCATGGGACGCGAAGGTGGCCGGCAGGCGATCCACGACTATCTCAACGTCAAGCTGACGCATTTCATCTCGCCATGA
- a CDS encoding ABC transporter ATP-binding protein, translating to MLEIRDIETFYGETQALFGASLRVGEAEVVSLLGPNGAGKTTTIRSILGLTPPRRGQIRFDGQDITRHPTHRISAMGIGWVPDDRRIFPTLTVARNLQIGMRKTRFRSWQIGEMVSIFSALEHLMPRECENLSGGEMQMVAISRALLGSPGLVLLDEPSQGLAPKIVQDVLATVRRLKAEGISVLIVEQNALAALEVSDRAYVMDRGRIVHEGSARALLDDKSQRQRLIGM from the coding sequence ATGCTTGAGATCCGCGACATCGAAACCTTCTATGGCGAGACGCAGGCGCTGTTTGGCGCCTCGCTGCGCGTCGGCGAGGCCGAGGTCGTCTCGCTGCTCGGCCCCAATGGCGCCGGCAAGACCACGACGATCCGCTCGATCCTGGGCCTGACGCCGCCGCGACGCGGGCAGATCCGCTTCGACGGGCAGGACATCACCAGGCACCCCACCCATCGCATCTCGGCTATGGGCATTGGCTGGGTGCCTGACGACCGCCGCATCTTTCCGACGCTGACCGTCGCGCGCAACCTGCAGATCGGCATGCGCAAGACCCGGTTCCGGTCCTGGCAGATCGGCGAGATGGTCTCGATCTTCTCGGCGCTCGAACATCTGATGCCGCGCGAATGCGAGAACCTCTCCGGCGGCGAGATGCAGATGGTCGCGATCTCGCGGGCGCTACTGGGCTCGCCGGGGCTCGTCCTGCTCGACGAGCCGAGCCAGGGTCTCGCGCCCAAGATCGTCCAGGATGTGCTTGCGACGGTGCGGCGCCTGAAGGCCGAGGGCATCTCCGTGCTGATCGTCGAGCAGAACGCACTCGCGGCGCTGGAGGTCTCGGATCGCGCCTATGTGATGGACCGCGGCCGCATCGTCCATGAAGGGTCCGCCCGCGCCCTGCTCGATGACAAATCCCAGCGCCAGCGCCTGATCGGAATGTGA